A single genomic interval of Fibrobacter sp. UWB13 harbors:
- a CDS encoding glycosyl hydrolase family 8, whose protein sequence is MKSTKLCAFSLSLLFSAAMATAADTAGNFFDENGAYYGPDCEKDGSQFNGAYYTGNYESPFKTYLGKTDAEIKEKMDAMWEHYFKGDNNSKVFFDNGNEGYIKDINNNDVRSEGMSYGMMIAVQTGHKEEFDKLWKWAKNHMWHKGGDWDGYFAWQRGDNGMGGDDNCAPDGEMYFMMSLLFAANRWDDDQYRKDALYIMDKMWNNPSHKLFNQGNYIIVFQPLGNGNDFSDPSYDLPAYLELFSRWAEKDTDKWKKAVTAARDHLYKSSNTSSGLFADYSSFNGQPQSYSYNSNSTKYMYDAMRCAMNFGMDYYLFGADSTREIEMANRIINFFEKDGYKHARFNWDGSNPQEQYTQGEAGANAVAAIALRSTADSEEKIKKNLQNAWDTKFMTGQYRYYDGLVHYLAMLHLSGNFKIWKPKPTVEEKSVEASEYCGVKIEKDTTFYAFESCKLYKVSAKPETIAIGSKIKLNNAVRVWSTNSAIVIENAVVGTKFAVTDLNGRVLKSAKTSSAMQEVRINSRGNFLVIVGDKTYKVVK, encoded by the coding sequence ATGAAATCAACAAAACTTTGTGCATTCTCTCTTTCCTTGCTGTTCAGTGCCGCTATGGCCACTGCAGCTGATACCGCAGGTAATTTCTTTGATGAAAACGGCGCTTACTACGGCCCGGACTGCGAAAAAGATGGTTCCCAGTTCAACGGCGCATATTACACCGGCAACTATGAAAGCCCGTTCAAGACCTACTTGGGCAAGACCGACGCAGAAATCAAAGAAAAAATGGATGCGATGTGGGAACACTATTTTAAGGGCGACAACAATTCCAAGGTGTTCTTCGACAATGGTAACGAAGGTTACATCAAGGATATCAACAACAACGACGTTCGCTCCGAAGGTATGTCTTACGGCATGATGATTGCCGTGCAGACAGGTCACAAAGAAGAATTTGACAAGCTCTGGAAATGGGCCAAGAACCACATGTGGCACAAGGGTGGTGACTGGGACGGTTACTTTGCCTGGCAGCGTGGTGACAACGGCATGGGCGGTGACGACAACTGCGCACCTGATGGCGAAATGTACTTTATGATGTCACTCTTGTTCGCAGCAAACCGCTGGGACGATGATCAGTACAGAAAAGACGCTCTGTACATCATGGACAAGATGTGGAACAACCCAAGCCACAAGCTCTTTAACCAGGGCAACTACATTATCGTGTTCCAGCCGCTCGGCAACGGAAACGATTTCTCTGACCCGTCTTATGACTTGCCTGCTTACTTGGAACTCTTCTCCCGCTGGGCAGAAAAGGATACTGACAAGTGGAAAAAGGCAGTCACCGCTGCTCGCGATCACCTTTACAAGTCTTCTAACACGAGCTCAGGCTTGTTCGCCGACTATAGCTCCTTCAACGGTCAGCCGCAGTCCTATTCTTACAACTCCAACTCCACCAAGTACATGTACGACGCCATGCGTTGCGCTATGAACTTCGGTATGGACTACTACCTGTTCGGTGCTGACTCCACCAGAGAAATTGAAATGGCAAATCGCATCATCAATTTCTTTGAAAAGGACGGCTACAAGCACGCTCGCTTTAACTGGGATGGTTCCAATCCGCAGGAACAGTACACGCAGGGCGAAGCCGGTGCAAACGCAGTTGCCGCCATCGCTTTGAGAAGCACTGCTGATTCTGAAGAAAAGATCAAGAAGAATCTCCAGAACGCTTGGGACACGAAGTTCATGACCGGTCAGTACCGCTACTATGATGGCTTGGTCCACTACCTCGCCATGCTCCACTTGAGCGGTAACTTCAAGATTTGGAAGCCGAAGCCGACCGTCGAAGAAAAGTCTGTCGAAGCAAGCGAATACTGTGGCGTGAAGATTGAAAAGGATACCACGTTCTACGCTTTCGAATCTTGCAAGCTTTACAAGGTTAGCGCAAAGCCGGAAACCATCGCCATTGGGTCCAAGATTAAGTTGAACAACGCTGTGAGAGTTTGGTCTACCAATAGCGCCATCGTTATTGAAAACGCTGTGGTTGGCACCAAGTTCGCTGTTACGGATCTCAATGGTCGCGTGCTCAAGTCTGCAAAGACAAGCTCCGCCATGCAAGAAGTCCGCATCAATAGCAGAGGCAACTTCCTCGTCATCGTTGGCGATAAGACCTACAAGGTTGTGAAGTAA
- a CDS encoding glutamine synthetase III, protein MSNAYRLKAIKEIASEAAGANMAAAPANIDFYGEDVFNADAMRTYLPKDICKKLFATIDDGAPLDPSIAGEVAHGMKKWALDRGATHFTHWFQPLTGSTAEKHDSFLEPEGDKAILAFSGKNLIVGEPDASSFPSGGLRSTFEARGYTAWDPTSPAFIKRHGNGATLCIPTAFCSYTGEALDKKTPLLRSIQALQKSADRLMGLFGVAQQKVTVTLGAEQEYFLVDKRFYLQRPDLYQAGRTLFGAAPAKHQQMEDHYFGSIPSRILNFMNDVEKELWKLGIPAKTRHNEVAPAQFELAPMFEEVNLACDHNMQIMEVLRQVADRHGLVCLLHEKPFAGINGSGKHNNWSVNYGKTNLLNPGKDPHQNAIFLTTLCAVIYAVDTHADLLRMAVASAGNDHRLGANEAPPAIISMYLGDQLADVVDQLEKGDPKSSKQAGALKLGSDTLPPLPRDATDRNRTSPFAFTGNKFEFRAPGSSQSCSEPNVILNTIVAEAFDIIADKLADVPADKFHEELQNLLQKIVKEHKRVIFNGNGYTDEWVEEAAKRGLPNTRTTMEALQALTKKENVALFEKYGVFNKRELDSRYEVNMEDYHKKIHIEGEIARDMAKDIILPQAIEAYSAALKANEMALNQGFPALDSYAKPLGEGIKKLLAAIEVMEKALASKHEDILNGMLDLRLVVDSLEKIVPDEKWPLPKYREMLFIY, encoded by the coding sequence ATGAGCAACGCATATAGATTAAAAGCAATCAAGGAAATCGCGAGCGAAGCCGCCGGCGCAAACATGGCCGCAGCCCCCGCAAACATCGACTTTTATGGTGAAGACGTTTTCAACGCCGACGCCATGCGCACTTACCTGCCGAAAGACATCTGCAAAAAGCTTTTCGCAACTATCGACGATGGCGCACCGCTCGATCCGAGCATCGCTGGCGAAGTTGCACACGGCATGAAAAAGTGGGCCCTTGATCGCGGCGCTACTCACTTTACTCACTGGTTCCAGCCTCTTACCGGTTCCACTGCCGAAAAGCACGACTCTTTCTTGGAACCCGAAGGCGACAAGGCTATCCTCGCTTTCAGCGGCAAGAACTTGATCGTCGGCGAACCGGACGCATCTTCTTTCCCGAGCGGTGGTCTCCGTTCTACTTTCGAAGCTCGTGGTTACACCGCTTGGGACCCGACTTCCCCGGCTTTCATCAAGCGCCACGGCAACGGCGCAACGCTTTGCATCCCGACCGCATTCTGCAGCTACACTGGCGAAGCACTCGACAAGAAGACCCCGCTCCTCCGTTCCATTCAGGCCTTGCAGAAATCCGCCGACCGTCTCATGGGTCTCTTCGGAGTCGCCCAGCAGAAGGTCACCGTCACGCTCGGTGCCGAACAGGAATACTTCCTCGTCGACAAGCGCTTCTACCTCCAGCGCCCGGACCTCTACCAGGCCGGCCGCACCTTGTTCGGTGCCGCTCCGGCTAAGCACCAGCAGATGGAAGACCACTACTTCGGTAGCATTCCGTCTCGCATTTTGAACTTTATGAACGATGTGGAAAAGGAACTCTGGAAGCTCGGCATTCCGGCAAAGACCCGCCACAACGAAGTCGCTCCGGCTCAGTTCGAACTTGCTCCGATGTTCGAAGAAGTGAACCTCGCTTGCGACCACAACATGCAGATTATGGAAGTCCTCCGTCAGGTCGCTGACCGCCACGGACTCGTCTGCCTCCTCCACGAAAAGCCGTTTGCAGGCATCAACGGTTCTGGTAAGCACAACAACTGGTCTGTGAACTATGGTAAGACCAACCTCTTGAACCCGGGCAAGGACCCGCACCAGAACGCCATCTTCCTCACCACGCTCTGCGCTGTGATTTACGCCGTCGATACTCACGCTGACTTGCTCCGTATGGCTGTTGCAAGCGCTGGTAACGACCACCGCCTTGGAGCAAACGAAGCTCCTCCGGCAATTATCTCCATGTACCTCGGCGACCAGCTTGCTGATGTCGTCGATCAGCTCGAAAAGGGCGATCCGAAGTCCAGCAAGCAGGCTGGCGCTCTCAAGCTCGGTTCTGACACTCTCCCGCCGCTCCCGCGTGACGCTACGGACCGTAACCGTACTTCTCCGTTTGCATTCACAGGCAACAAGTTCGAATTCCGTGCACCGGGTTCTAGCCAGAGCTGCTCTGAACCGAACGTTATCCTCAATACGATTGTTGCAGAAGCATTCGACATCATTGCAGACAAGCTTGCCGACGTTCCTGCAGACAAGTTCCACGAAGAACTCCAGAACCTTCTCCAGAAGATCGTTAAGGAACACAAGCGCGTTATCTTCAACGGCAACGGCTATACCGACGAATGGGTTGAAGAAGCTGCAAAGCGCGGCCTCCCGAACACCCGCACTACCATGGAAGCCCTCCAGGCACTTACCAAGAAAGAAAACGTCGCCCTCTTCGAAAAGTACGGCGTGTTCAACAAGCGCGAACTCGATTCCCGCTACGAAGTCAACATGGAAGACTACCACAAGAAGATTCACATCGAAGGTGAAATCGCTCGCGACATGGCGAAGGACATCATTCTCCCGCAGGCTATCGAAGCTTACTCCGCTGCTCTCAAGGCAAACGAAATGGCTCTGAACCAGGGCTTCCCGGCTCTCGATTCTTACGCCAAGCCGCTTGGCGAAGGCATCAAGAAGTTGCTCGCAGCTATCGAAGTGATGGAAAAGGCTCTCGCCTCCAAGCACGAAGATATCTTGAACGGTATGCTCGACCTCCGCTTGGTTGTGGACTCTCTCGAAAAGATTGTTCCGGACGAAAAGTGGCCGCTTCCGAAGTACCGCGAGATGTTGTTCATCTACTAA
- a CDS encoding TIGR02171 family protein — translation MKIWLFLLIISILWGACSNSSSSSNDIVPDVEPEPERMEGMQVIKGGDLVLGSNESSFRAAERPAMKVHLDYEFYLDVHEVTCGDYRILAKKGKVKDFGERANDELPLANVTYFDAVLYANAKSVELNHDTAYTYTKATYDTEGHCTNLEGFAFHPDADAFRLPTEAEWVLAASQGWNPKEKSWNSDNSEFHAHPVCTAGKDSLGFCDLAGNVKEWVNDWAGMFRDTTVTNYVGAPDGGAVGERVLKGGYYSDRASEINLVSRGDDYTVESSSHAERIGFRLAFGKIPSPTWLDDNGKVQQSIVSPLASATALKSYTGTYNTILAFRNDISGNLAYINYNDGTLSVTEIEDTLEVYHPDISPDGKHVAFCTRFEGIAGESRLYVRDMNANGSNLVKLDVPSAAIPRWRVVNGDTVIVYVTDAGNNKDETAFAATSTWQVKFANGKFGVPEKLFDGAYHGGVSEDNKLAVTGARLLRALFADSGSDITQKSNSTIWYNDEQACNASLAQDGSKRTAFLDFAGKTGTEFVGTPYATHERILIADSNGKLLQSVKSPDGYTFDHSEWATDGERSNIVATLVNKNGAHTKIVLANPTDNSILELAEGDELWHPNLWVKKVFKAPKDTIPQDTVKKDSIPKDTIPKDSIPKDTVKKDTVKNDTLPKDTFQLDPDSAGIYFVPGTSEIAVKWRYKIDLLWHQYDSLNTVILGSSRALHGVIPSLFDQKFKALNMANSNSMLYCANFIFENYVLSHVSHLKYIVISVDMDIWFNSAPNSFLLNNHRNYPGYAYDEDHNYWKDSVPSKLAEYTRNSPGYSKFEPLLNTMGYEQLEAAGWGDPKIWTDSLWLNRYSNLYYDNFNLLKTIIEECEAREIYVIGVIFPQNPAYKNTGALGFHGIQRSKAPALIKELADLHDEHPNFVLMDENKMGEHDYTDDMAFDCNHLAHEGAIQMTKRLDSLLQTLP, via the coding sequence ATGAAAATTTGGCTTTTTTTGTTAATTATATCAATATTATGGGGAGCTTGTAGCAATAGCAGTAGCTCGTCCAACGATATTGTACCCGACGTCGAACCCGAACCTGAAAGAATGGAGGGCATGCAGGTCATCAAAGGCGGTGATCTGGTTTTGGGGAGTAACGAATCTTCGTTCAGAGCTGCTGAACGCCCCGCTATGAAAGTCCATCTCGATTATGAATTTTATTTAGATGTTCACGAAGTTACTTGCGGGGACTATCGAATTCTCGCGAAAAAAGGCAAGGTGAAAGACTTTGGCGAACGCGCAAACGATGAGCTGCCGTTAGCCAATGTTACTTACTTCGACGCCGTTCTTTATGCGAATGCCAAGAGCGTAGAACTAAATCATGATACTGCTTACACGTACACAAAAGCAACTTACGATACCGAAGGCCATTGCACAAATCTAGAAGGTTTTGCGTTCCATCCTGATGCCGATGCTTTCCGACTCCCGACAGAAGCAGAGTGGGTTCTCGCGGCATCACAAGGCTGGAATCCCAAAGAAAAAAGCTGGAATTCTGATAATTCTGAATTTCATGCGCACCCCGTCTGTACTGCAGGGAAGGATTCTTTAGGATTTTGCGACTTGGCAGGAAATGTAAAAGAGTGGGTAAATGACTGGGCGGGGATGTTCCGCGACACGACTGTTACAAATTATGTCGGTGCTCCAGATGGTGGCGCTGTTGGGGAAAGAGTTTTAAAAGGCGGATATTATTCAGACCGCGCATCAGAAATAAATTTGGTTTCCCGTGGCGATGATTACACCGTAGAATCCTCATCTCATGCAGAACGAATTGGGTTCCGACTCGCTTTTGGAAAAATTCCATCTCCGACATGGCTTGATGATAATGGCAAAGTGCAACAGAGCATAGTCTCTCCGCTTGCAAGCGCGACAGCCTTAAAATCTTATACGGGAACGTACAACACGATTCTCGCTTTCAGAAACGACATTAGCGGGAATCTTGCTTACATCAATTACAATGACGGAACGTTGTCCGTTACAGAAATTGAAGACACTTTGGAAGTTTACCATCCCGATATTTCGCCTGACGGAAAACATGTAGCATTCTGCACTCGATTTGAAGGTATTGCTGGAGAATCCCGCCTTTACGTTCGCGACATGAACGCAAACGGTTCAAATCTTGTAAAGCTCGATGTTCCAAGCGCTGCTATTCCGCGTTGGCGCGTTGTAAACGGCGACACGGTTATCGTTTACGTCACGGATGCTGGCAACAACAAAGACGAAACCGCATTTGCAGCGACGAGTACGTGGCAAGTCAAATTCGCAAATGGCAAATTTGGCGTCCCAGAAAAACTTTTCGACGGAGCTTATCACGGCGGCGTTAGCGAAGACAACAAACTCGCTGTTACAGGTGCAAGATTGTTGCGTGCCCTCTTTGCGGATTCTGGTTCTGACATTACACAAAAATCGAACTCTACTATATGGTACAATGACGAACAAGCTTGCAATGCGTCCCTAGCACAAGACGGTAGCAAACGCACCGCATTCCTTGATTTTGCAGGAAAAACCGGGACTGAGTTTGTCGGAACTCCATACGCCACGCACGAACGCATCCTTATCGCCGACAGCAATGGCAAATTGTTGCAGAGCGTCAAATCTCCTGATGGCTATACATTCGATCACAGTGAATGGGCGACTGATGGGGAACGATCCAACATCGTAGCGACTCTTGTCAATAAAAACGGAGCTCACACGAAAATCGTGCTTGCAAACCCTACCGACAATAGCATTTTGGAACTTGCCGAAGGCGATGAACTCTGGCACCCCAATTTATGGGTGAAAAAAGTCTTCAAAGCACCGAAGGACACTATTCCGCAAGATACCGTAAAAAAGGATTCCATTCCCAAAGACACCATTCCTAAGGACTCCATCCCCAAAGATACTGTTAAAAAAGACACCGTTAAAAACGATACACTTCCTAAAGATACGTTCCAATTGGATCCGGACAGTGCGGGAATTTACTTTGTCCCGGGTACGTCTGAAATAGCTGTCAAGTGGCGCTATAAAATTGATTTGCTTTGGCATCAATACGACTCGCTAAACACAGTCATTCTCGGATCTTCGCGTGCGCTTCACGGCGTTATCCCGTCGCTTTTCGATCAAAAGTTCAAGGCGCTCAATATGGCAAATTCAAACAGCATGCTCTATTGCGCAAATTTCATTTTTGAAAACTACGTTCTGTCGCATGTCAGCCACCTCAAATATATCGTCATTTCCGTTGATATGGATATCTGGTTCAATTCGGCGCCCAACAGCTTCTTGTTAAACAACCACCGCAATTATCCCGGCTACGCCTATGACGAGGACCATAATTATTGGAAGGATTCTGTTCCGAGCAAGCTTGCTGAATACACGAGAAATTCTCCAGGATATTCCAAGTTTGAACCGCTATTGAATACCATGGGTTACGAACAACTTGAAGCTGCAGGGTGGGGTGATCCTAAAATTTGGACAGATAGTTTGTGGCTGAATCGCTATTCCAACCTTTATTACGACAACTTTAATTTATTGAAAACGATTATTGAAGAATGTGAAGCGCGAGAAATTTACGTCATTGGCGTCATCTTCCCGCAGAACCCCGCATACAAAAATACCGGTGCGCTCGGATTCCACGGAATACAGAGGAGCAAGGCTCCCGCGCTTATCAAGGAACTCGCCGATTTACACGATGAACACCCCAACTTTGTCCTTATGGACGAAAACAAGATGGGGGAGCACGACTACACCGACGACATGGCTTTTGACTGCAACCATCTAGCCCACGAAGGGGCTATTCAAATGACGAAACGTCTGGATTCTCTTTTGCAAACTTTGCCGTAA